In Scylla paramamosain isolate STU-SP2022 chromosome 17, ASM3559412v1, whole genome shotgun sequence, one DNA window encodes the following:
- the LOC135108637 gene encoding uncharacterized protein LOC135108637, with protein sequence MLLFRQLETPEKEGNFLGLYRIASTGAPSAPRPPSSTSATTQCQAIALSTPVPLQCQRATRLSYKCQCQQQSTHSPSEDQASTNNSTQHAQEYYPYPPQPHSVSVTCSIVPRCLSRPSTVTRIELPVPVFPLTLPFPTPNPPPSHPHPPYPPTPTPTPTPPPPTPLVPVFLP encoded by the exons GAGACACccgaaaaagaaggaaacttcCTTGGCCTTTATCGCATCGCTTCCACCGGTGCTCCCTCGGCACCCAGGCCCCCATCATCCACTTCTGCCACCACACAGTGCCAGGCAATTGCCCTCTCCACTCCAGTGCCACTTCAGTGCCAGCGTGCCACAAGGTTGAGCTACAAGTGCCAGTGCCAGCAACAGTCTACACACTCACCAAGCGAAGACCAGGCCTCCACAAACAACTCAACGCAGCA TGCCCAGGAATACTACCCCTATCCCCCACAACCCCACAGTGTCTCAGTGACGTGTTCCATAGTGCCGCGATGTCTTTCCCGCCCCTCCACAGTGACCAGGATTGAACTCCCTGTCCCAGTGTTCCCTcttaccctccccttccccaccccaaaccccccaccctcccacccccaccccccctaccctcccacccccacccccaccccaacccccccaccccccacccccctcgtCCCAGTGTTTCTGCCCTAG